TTTTGTACTGGATTTGTAATGTGATTATACAGGTCAGGAGGTTTAGCAACGGTCGAAGGTCAGTTCAGGCGGTTGTGCTTCCCGTATCACTCATCACATCGATCCGAAATTCATAACTGCACAACTGGTTTGCCCATGTAAAGTACAAGACATGCACAAAAACGCAAACTGCAATAACAAagcgaaataaaaaaaacgacaCCGCGACTTCTCGTTtacccaaaaaaagaaaagggggTATTTCCGACTAAAAACGCAAACTATCAATATGTAAACTCACGTCGTAAGAAACAAAAAGAGCATTTCAATTTAGCTGCTGTAGTAGAAGACAGCTACAAAACAGATCtactataaaaaaaactacagttaAAAGAGCGGTCATTAATAACGAAACCATACCTTTTCTCAATTCGTTGTACCATACTGTAACGATGATCTTGGAGTGTTTCCTGTGGTGGATTAGCCATAACGACAAGGTTTGGACGCTTTGCTGTGAATTACTGAGTTCCGAGAGCTTTTTTTCTAATGCAGCTTCTGAAAACGCGGACATTTTACCCTACCGAAGCCAGAGAAAGACTGATCGGTTTTAGGTTTACAGATCCCCCTTCACCAAGTCAGGAAAATAATGTTGCTGCAAGATGGGAATGGTAATAGGGACTTCGGCGCATGTTTTGATGACGTCAGCAGGACGAAACCACAGCTCTTCGCCTTGAAGAAGGGATTGACGTCATTATTATCGGCGGTAAAAATTCCAATAGTCTTTAAGGGGAGAATATCAACGCCTTTGCTTtcgttaataaaaaaaaatagaaataaaaaatgcgCTTTTTGTTCGTAACAAGCAAAAACAATATTACACAGTATGTGTTCAACGGTGTCAGGAATGTCTATTAACATATGCAAGAAAATTCAAATGCACACATCTATAGAATAGCGGCACGGTGTTCCCGTAGGTAGTGTTGCTGCTTTGCGGCGCGCTAGGTTTAATTCCGCACATGGGGTggtatctgcgtggagtttgtatgttctccccgtgttcgtctccctggtaggttaattggcttatggggaAACTGGCCTTGGTGTAAATGTGTGCGTATCtatttgtgtgtctgccctgcagtaGACTGGCGCCCCAGCCAGGTGCACCCCTTGTTTTCAAGGGTAGGCTCTGGCTGCCCCGCGACCCTGAAATGAAACaggcggttagaaaatggattgatgtaTATTGACAGCAGAATAGCACGACGCTAAGGATTAGTCTACTGATCACTATCTTCAACAATAAACTTAATGGAAATGGACACtagataaaaatattaaagatggTGTTTAAATTAATCAAAGAGTGTGGTGCTCATATAGTTATTCAGTAAAACGATATTTCTGTTTCACAAATATAAGGACTTTTTCAAACTTCTTCTCTTGTCTCTCAGTGTCCTAGGATTAAGGAACTATTTGAGACATTCAGCAGCAGCGGATGAGTAAAATTAAAGGTGAATTTTCCCAATATCAACTTGGATAATGCCGTtgtacaaaacataaaaataataggTGTGTAGCACTGCCCTCATGTTATATTAGCATACAAaagaaggctttttttttcaaaagggtTAAATGTGACATGGGTGAAAGAGCAATTCTTTACACAGCACAGGGTAAATGAGaatgaaagcaaataaaaatggagGACACTCACTTTGCTTTTTAGCCAGTTGTTTCCATTCACTCATCCTAGcagtttcttgaaggaaaccaATGAGTCTGCTCTAACATATGTCCGGGTTTATTCTAGATTCCACTACTCATTATTTTAAACAGGACCTCCTGTTTTCAGTCTTAAACCTGTGTACTCTTATTTCCCCTTTTATATCTCAGGTCTTCTTTCATTCTGGAGTTTAAAAGAACCCTCTTTGGTTGACATTATCAATAACTTAGAGGGGTTTGATTGTCTGACACATAGCAAGGCCTTCCTGCGGTATATTACAATGTCCCACTGGTATAGTGGTTGGAGGTTCATACATTATTCTCATGTAGACTTCCAATGAAAAATACAAGAATGCTACATTCCAGACCTCCAGGCCCGTTTCTGCTAGCAGGGACAAGTCAGATTGCAGCTTATTCCCTGGTTGCAACAGAGTCTTGACATGAATACCATCAAACACATCTGGGAACATACTTAAAAGCTCTGGAAAAGTAGACTCCATTCCAGTAACGCACAATACCTACAGTTACAAACCTCTCAGATTTGGCAGTATCtgtataataattcagtgtctTCATGCTTTCAATCACTGAATGAAGCCAAAGGGCATGCTACTATATTTAAGGAAGAAGTTATCTATATGATTATAGTCATATCACCtgatgttaaaataaatgtttttcacaATGAGAGGTTTGCTTTGTTTTACGATAgggcagtatacagtatatggtgagGGAACGAACTGATGTTGCTTCCAGGCTAAAAAGTAGATCGAAAAAATaaggaacaagcaaaggtttatcccatgctgaaaagaaacaatgtttcagctgtgaagccatCTTCGggtattcctttgcagcctatgcatgatGATGCAGCtatctacaaaaaaaaagacattacatTGACTTTTCTGCATCTTTTTACAGGGTTTCCAGACTGAAGACATCAGAAGATAAAGTTAACCTaaaactaggatcacaccttccatCAGCTGTCAATgatgaaataatttattgttaaAAGCCTCTCTATTCATTTACAGATTACAGTTTTTCACACCTGGCTTGGAATCCATTCACCCGATTTCCATCCATCTGTCTGGACACTGTTGTGTTGTCCTTTGTTCTCCATTACTTCATATCCCAACagcctttctctctctcattcACACCTGTAGAGGGCTGAACagttgaaacattgtgtttttgtgtttgggCTTTTCAGGGTCACCCTAACCTATACTTGTCCTTTTACAGTGTGCATTCTGGTACAACTCCCCACTCAAACCTCTTTATATAgtgacagacatacagtacttaagaaACAACAATGCACTGAAGATATTAATCAgattggggggagggggggttccAAATATATCCTtaaaattgatgtttttttctatgtgCTGCATTGTTCCTTAGGAAACGTAAGATATCTGGAACATATTTGATATTGACTCATTAACAGTGATTACAGCTAAGCATTCACTGAATATAAATGGCTGTATTTAGCACTAAAATAACATGTTCTGTTAGTTTACATTGATGTGCCTCTTTGCTTAATTGACAGCTTAGATAATTGACAACTTTGTGCAGTAGGGGACTTAAAATTACTTCTGCGTGTAGTTTGTTAGATGTTGGTGATTAAGAACTAATTTGGACTCCTAATCCATACACAGTGTTTCCCTTGGAACCAGAACAAAGTCATGTCATGCCAGTTCTTTTTGTGAGTGCTGTTGGTTTCTGCACGAGGCAGCACACAAAGTGGTTCATCAACATTAATGGAATAAATATGGTTTCAGAAAGTGAAAATGTAGTTATTGGTGGTCTTCAGGCtctgtgatcttaaaagctagGAAAACTTTTCTGACCACATTTGAAAGTTTTGATGAAAGACTTTATTTGGTTTAACATAAGGCTCTGTCAGAATAACCACAGTACTGTAGTGTAAACAGTGTATGTTTCAGTTAGAGTTGTGTAGAGTACAGAGCCAGAGAGAGATGAAGTTTAAATTAGGCATATTGTCAGCTATGATGACAATTATCCAAAATAACATgtaattaatttcagtttaaatTAACATGACTTGCTAAGGCTACATTAGTTATACACAATCAATAATAAAATCCCATTCAGATTAGCCTGTTAGCACTGATTCCAAAAAGAGAAATAGAATAATGTGTTTCCCATTCGTTTAGTTAtcttatttagatttaaatacAGGAAAATAACTACAAAGAGCTTATCTATAGCAAAGCACaatgttttatcatttacaTAGAATACTTAGTATAAAAGGTGAGCTTTCACAAAAAGAGTggaattttatttattgtaagtTTATGATCCTCTTTTGTTGTGATTGTAAACAATTTAAGGCACTAATTTAGAAAATCTATGAGAAATAACTGATCAAATTAATGTAGTATCAAATAGGCAAAGTTAGTGCAGAGTGCAAACataataaaagttaaattagCTCAAATCTGCTCAGCATGAACTGTTACTTACTAAGCAAAgcattgtttttattctgaatactttttgacttatcacattttaaattgtattttatattttaaaggctACAGGAAgctcttttaaatgtaaaaaatgtcacGTCACCTTCATAAGAACGATTTATTCTGTTAACCACATTATCAGCAGAGCAACTAATTTACATGAAATAGGATTGGATTGTAATACACAAAACTGCCCTGAAGAGGGCAGCCTAGCTGTACAAATAAAACTATAATTGAATGCATACTGAAACGTGATGAAAAAGTCTGTTCCTATTACTGCTGAAATCAGAGTCAGGGAACTATTTGATATCCCCAAATTAAATAACcatattaaattacaaatttgaataaaagaaaaaaatccctaGGGTTCCATATTTCATACCATCTACCTCCTACATACGTTTGGGCCCGTTTTGGAACCTACCCTTACTGTATGTCACCGTAGCCTTTTTTCTTAATACAGAAACATAGGTTTAATGTTGCGTTAAATGTGTAAAGAGGGCTGCACTGTAACTTAACGATAGATTTATTCAAAAAGTAAgacaaaaaatatcaaattccATGACCTTTGATTTCACAAAGCTTAAAACgtaatcttttattttgttagtgTTTGATATATCATAGGCTAAACCGTTATCTTTATTGTTTTGTAAACTACATTTTGTTTATACTGTTGGCTGACACAAAGTATAGAACAGAAGGTAATGTGCCACGCAAGTAATTAAACTATTGAAAATGACTGTAAATGTTCAATTTGAGATCAGGCGTACCCACCTGTTAATTACTAGCTGCAGTGAACTGTTTTAGCTCCAtcatattttaatctttttatttaccaagatgtcattttttaatttgtcagtttatttacaaaaaacatgTAATCGCCTTATATGTGCAACGcacaatattaaataaatgcagaaaaaacaTTGCATTCATATGAATGAATGctctcaaaacattttttctaaaatacctaaaaaattatttatatatCATGGTCTGAGAATTAATAAAATGCCAAGTATTTCATAAACGGAAGATTGTAAATGGACTCATAAACATTTATTACAGTGCACGTTTTGCATGTTGGCAATATCTTGTTGGATAAGCTACTTTTATTTTGCGTATTCTTCTAAGCTATTTAGTTTTGCTTGAAAAAATACATGGTTACATGGAAAAATAATGTACATTTGATGCCCCAGTTGTCtacaaaatgcatggtacaattAACAGGAAGGGTGCCCTAACCTTCAATACACGTGACTTAAATGACCTGTACACGTGCCCTGTTCAAAATCTTTCAAATAGAAAACTCTCAGATGCAGTGATGAGAGTGCAGACGATCATTACAATTACAGACCAAAATTCTACAATGAGTTATTTCTTTCAGTTACCACCAATATGGATTGCAGCCATTTCCTGTAGCCCACTGAGCTCTCCTTTCCAGCCTGCCAAATTGCACTGCATGAGAAAAAATTGCTTGTGCTCATTTGTTGGATGCCAATCAAgagcaattaaaacaaataattgcGTTCACATTGCACAGCTCCGCTCTGCAAGATTTCACTCACATTCTCCAAATGACCAAAAcctctgaatatactgtatggatccCCTTTTCCTTTTCATAATGTCCTTActtattcctgtattttttaagATGCGAAgactttgaaaatgtaattagaTTTGAAAATGGTATGTTTTATAAATTGCAGGAGGCCCAGAGGCATAGTGATTGGTGCTCCTGGGTCCTTTGGTTCCTTGGATACGCGACACATCTTCTCTCCACAGCCATAGAGATCTTCACTGCTCCAGCATGCTGCCTGGGTTAATGTGCATCTCAGAATTGTGTAGGGGTGTATTGGGCACACTGACCCTATACTGGACTAAAAGGCTATTAATCATTGAATGATGGATTTACAGATTGCCACTTGTGACCAATAAACTAAAAAGTTAATTATTCTGCATCATACCTTAGGTCAGTGTAATCTACAGTAGCTATACTCCCGGAAGGCATTTGTGCATGCAGGTTTTCATTCGTAATTTAGCTCTTAATGACCTAATCAGCTAACTGGAGTCCTATAAAATTACGAGCATGAATAGAATAGGACCACTCCAAGTTAGATATACAGAAAGGACCTAAGATTTTTTAACTTTCAGTGTCAAGTCAGATTCACATACCCAAATACACATAATTTATCCTTTCTCTGCTTTATACTTACATATATACAAAAGCATAATAGAGAAATGCTATCACCATAGTGCCTCTAAACCAAATACATTATGTTACCTTTTAAACTAACCcattatcatactgtacatatttatttaaaccTCATATTCATGGTCTGAAAGTGGCTGGGACAAAAAAAAGCAGGTGGTAAAAAATTACAGAATACCAACAATATGAGTCCTCCAATGTATTATGGGAATTTTTAATGGAACTACTCtacatttggggaaaaaaagtgaatccaATTTGCACATAAAAGTAGACCATCTCCCATGCTGAGATTGTGCAACAACAagtttttcaaaatgcatccgTCAATCTATATTTATTAGAGAACACAAATCCTACAGTGCAAATTCCTTTCAATAAGCTGGCAGGCAATTTTTTCAAATACCATCGCTACAATTATTCCTAGAACAGCAGTGGATTCAGAGTAACTGGTATGCAGACACAAACCAGTAGAGGTAAAAAGCGGTTCAGAGACCAGAGAGCACTGGTCTGCAACACCGACCTTTGAACAAGAAGAAACGGAAATTAATTCCCCGTAAAACATGACTTCAAGACTAAAGACAATGCCACTGCTTCCACAACTGAGGTGATCTGTCactagtatttttttaaaaataacgaGCAGCAAATAAACTTGAACTGAGCAGACACTCTTAAGTGTCTTAATTCTCTCTAATGATTCTTTAATTCCATGAACCCTGACgttaccattttatttttttgttgcatgTACAGGTAAGAATAGGCTTGTAGAATCAAGGCACAGTTAGGGTTTATTTAACATTAACGCTCAGTTACATTAAAGATCAATGCACACTGAATGTGGTAAACTTTCTACAACACTTAATAATTAGGTTAagacaatttcatgttaaagGTTTGAGCTTCCATTTTAGGTCACAAAAATACATTCCATCGAAACTGCTACTTCATTTGAAATATTCCTCAGTAGAAAAATCTGCTCTGTAAAATTGTACACCTGAAAGCATTAAACTTAACTAAGACTGTTGTTAGCATTTATATTTAGATAATATCACAaactccaagaaaaaaaatgtaatcacaTTAATGTCAATGCATATCAGAAGTATGAGATGAGTTTTATTAAGGGCTATTGCCAAAATgtcatacagtactatatattaTCTGAGGCTGTGGGGTAGGGCACTACTTCACAGGCTTTTCATTGTTACAGGTCCTTCAGAGTGTCTGACCCCTGTGGGTTCTCCGTCCAGTGAGGTGGCCAAGAAGCCTTGATGCTGGGGCGCTCTTTTACCAAACTGTAGTATTCTGCCAGCTTTGGGTATTTCTCCTGGGAAAGCCTGAAAAAACATGTGATAATAAGATGAAAGAAAAGGAATAAGATGCCAGAATCTGAAAAAGTGGCAGGCTCTAATGtttttagggttttttttttgtaaaatgttcaTCATACTAAAAAGCTAAACTGAATAAGATCCAAATTGTATTAAACCTTGCTAACCATGATCAAGTAGACAGAGAACTTGCTTCATAAAGAAGGCAACTAATCCAGAACCAGACCTCAATCCTCATTGGCCTTCTTCTTTCAGTGTTCGAAGTTTAGAGCTGTTTAACAGAATTAACTATTCACTTACTTATGACTTGTGAAAAGTCTTTTCCAAATTCAGATTTTAACATTGCAATGAAATTATAGTAAAGAGATTATCCTATCCTGAGTCCTGGCTGGAGACTAACTTCAAGGTGGTCATTTTAACTTCATGTGTCATTGCACTCCTTTTCCCCCCCCACAAAACAAATGGTCATTTATATTATTCCTAGAAAGCTTACCCAAAACGGAACACAAAAGCAATCTGGGGAATGAACATAACATCAGCCATTGTGAAGTTTTTGCCTGCCACATATGAGCCAGAATCCATCtaggaaaagagaaagaaaacgtTTACTCCCCTCTACAGAATTAACCcccttaacatacagtatcactagACTGCAATCTATCCAGGTGCGCAATCTAGGCCAAAAGATTTCAAtctgaaaagattttaaaaaatatataaactttCCATATTTTTCTAGGACACAGATTAGGTCAATCACTGCACTTCTCCCAGGATGCATGAAATCATTATGGGGAAACAGGTTGGAATGAAGCAAGAAAAGCAGTTCATTTTAAGATTACGTCCGTCATTGCAGCTCATCGTAGGTGTAAATATAAAAGGGTCTTATCAATAATTATTTGaggaaaaaagttttaaaaaagtaaaaaaaaaaagttgtagaaTTGTTTGGCATGCTTTTTACATCACGGTCTTTtggatttctttattttcatggTAAGCATGCTCCGATTTGCTTACATATATATTTGCATATATacataatatttgtttttctagcTAAAACCCAGCTTTAGTCTCCTAAAAATAAAGTCTGCAGATTTCCAGCTATATATAAAAGCTTATAAATACCTTGAAATCACCAACTGTTCAAGACCTAGAAATAATTTCGATgccatttttcaaaataatcagGTAACAGAACACAGCAGGGATGAAAACCTGCCTTCTATCAATAGCACTTCAACTGTCCAGTTGTACAGGTAAAATGTTAGTGAATCAtactttttagattttaatattCTATTTTACCTTATGTTGTACAAAATAAGACTGAGGTTTTTTTCTACAACTATTTTAATGTGCAATTTGCTGTACGTAAAACTCCCTTCATTTATGTTAATTGTGACAATTATAAAACTGTCAAAGACATTttaacagaaatacattttaactagAATAATCTCTGGCTGCCTGATGACAAAGATCCAGGACTAGAGTGTATCTTGTGGTTTAAAAACCTACTGCTTAGTCAGAAAAAGGCAATCCAAACCAAGTCTTTGTGTCactagtgttttgttttccacacTATATTTCAGTTGAACTCCCATTTTACTGAATTCTAGAACTTTCAAAAACGTGTGCATCTTCTAAAACATTGTAGATTATATCAGtagtttaaaactgaaaaaattaaGGAGTTAATAAGTCAGAGCTCAGTTTAGAAGTGTCACAAGCACTAAAAAAGGATATGTTTGTGTTGAATGAGGCAGGACAAAACTGTTTCAACTAATACTTCAATTACGTTGTATAGTGATTAAGCACCATAAGGCCCCATAATTAATAAAACGTATATTTGCTGGACTACTTCTAAAGACAAAAATTTGACACTTGGCCACGAAATGCAGTATCTGCAACTTCCCCAatgccagttaaagaaaaagacaaaagcatCCCCCCTCACATACTCCATTAGATTCTGGATTGCAAAGCAGTTAAACATCATTCAAGTGTGCAAAAAGTCACCTTCTGAAAGTATCCCTCCCAGATACGGAGTTCAGCAGCAAGAGCCTCTCTGTTCCTCTTCAGTGCAGAGTCATGGCGCTCGGCTTCAGGAACACGCCATGTGTAGAAAATGGCATCCGCTGGCAAAAATGGTAACAGCAGTGAAGCATCAGGTCTTCTTTAGTATATTTATAAGGGATTACAATATGGCATTGCTTCATTTGCTCTATACAATTTCCTGCAATGTACTGAATGTATCCAGAATtcactgttaaaaaaacatgctttcttAGTAAAGTgacaaaaagataaaaacaaagaaatcatgTAGTTCCTTGCATTTGGTCCAACAGCTACGCCTGTGCCCAACTCTGATTGAGAAAGCTCATGTCGGGCAGGGTGTGACATTTGTTAGAgttaaaaagtatatattttaatgctTAAAGGTATAAAatgatctaaaataaaaaataacttttagacCTTAACTTTAACTCTTAAGAATTAAATCTGTTAAATGCAaccaaaatggggaaaaaaactttAATCAATAGGATAGCAGCCTGTCAAACACTAGCACAATAAATCTTACATATAATGTAAACCCTTGACAAACAGGAAGTGTTATTAGCCTGTTTTTTGCTGATTCATTGTCCTGAGGGCTGGTGTCAGTTTGCTGTGGTACAAGTGGTGGGATGAtttgcatgaaaaaaaatgttcttgtttttcAGCAATCATTGCAATCCAACAAAATTCAAATAGTCAAAATAAGATTGCAACTAGAAATAAGTTACAGCCAAAGTCAAAGACAATAAGTTAAAGACAATGATCAAACACCCTATACTCATGTTCTTCTGCTAGAAGCTGGAACTGCAACTATTTACCATTCTGGAATGTTTAACCTAAAACCCAGGCATGGTGCTCACTCTAGGCAACCAGTCATGTATAATAAATGACATTCACTAGAAAACAGAGCAAAAACAAAGAGAAGAGTCCCACTGGAACACTCATTGCCCAGATGGAGTTCTCTACTCACGCACATTAGCAAACGGATATAGCTTTACCTGGAGACAGAAGGCATGTGTGGAGATAGAAACTTTGTAGTTATGTACTCAGGCTAAATAAACAAGATAGTTGATTACAAATAGCATTACAAAAATTAAGGAAAATTTCCGCTTAAGGTACCTCAGTTTAATGCAGTAAAGAAGCTTGCATAGTCAACTTCGAAATTGTCTTAAGTTATTTTCAGAATTTCTCAGAATTCAGATTTGATAAGAAGGCGCCATTAGTTTTTGTAATGCATATCACTTATGAATTTGTGTTTCTTTAGGGAAACTTGGATGATTTCACCCAGTTTGACGGTTTCAAACTGCTTTACTATTCAAGGTGACAGCAGGGAGTGTTAACAGGTAGTGGCATAGAGAAAAACACTATTGTGAAAGCTAACAACCAACCTTTGTGCCAGATAGGAACACTGCCAGCAGTGACTTGCAGGTTTAAAGAGTCAAAAAGAAACTGATGAAACATAATTTTCTGGTTTATTCTATACTCATGATTGTGGCAAAGCTCAGCCttttagaaataaatgtaaACGGTCACTCATTCCACTAGATgaattacagtatttcattttcgAATATACTGCACAATTTTGTCtgcaaaacagattttgaaacaaagcaaaatattgtattaaaaCCAATAATGTCAGCAAAAATGACTTAATGTAAGAGCTCTTAAAGCGAAGTAGagtaaacaaaacaaagcaaaatacaATTCCTGAACTGTTTAAAGAATTTCCTAAATGTTCCTGTAAAATTAGAGCTGGGTGGTTCAGTGTCTcaatggtttaaaaaataaagccaaagtgTCTTCCTACTCAAACAGCTCAAACTGG
This is a stretch of genomic DNA from Lepisosteus oculatus isolate fLepOcu1 chromosome 10, fLepOcu1.hap2, whole genome shotgun sequence. It encodes these proteins:
- the gstr gene encoding glutathione S-transferase rho, yielding MAKQMLLYWGSGSPPCWRVMITLEEKNLQGYQNKLLSFEKQEHKSKDVMDINPRGQLPSFKHDNIIINESYGACLYLENQFKSQGTQLIPDAAAEQALVYQRMFEVMTLHEKMADAIFYTWRVPEAERHDSALKRNREALAAELRIWEGYFQKMDSGSYVAGKNFTMADVMFIPQIAFVFRFGLSQEKYPKLAEYYSLVKERPSIKASWPPHWTENPQGSDTLKDL